The following proteins are co-located in the Syngnathus scovelli strain Florida chromosome 5, RoL_Ssco_1.2, whole genome shotgun sequence genome:
- the polq gene encoding DNA polymerase theta isoform X2 yields MSALGGPPLKRKCYMGMHKIKKKKIDDPAYSHNGTMGVAVGESTLALDAEILQVDDPGNNASDAQKRARISEDEELLSIRENNWEKNGKKLTRRANCKDLAQRLLFSEDLAESPPAGGQKNNNLAAAFACRKKYTKRQRGADTSTLRRKRVYNRKKKGHEKSNAGPSHYVSGDHILFSPTHMAAAVKRSKLQQSSQNQSISVLTIPSGLEQCTFSDTLHQPGLALCVPESQSDKLLLSSWGLPNPVLKCYNKHGVTRMFDWQAQCLSLGQVLQGGNLVYSAPTSAGKTMVSELLILKRVLETKRKALLILPFVSVAKEKMHYLQSVFQEAGVRVDGFMGSTSAAGGFAAVDVAVCTIEKANSLINRLIEEGNMALLGMVVVDELHMVGDSGRGYLLELLLTKIRYIAQKLNSAGSLSEGVQIVGMSATLPNLSLLANWLGAELYQTDYRPVPLQEHLKVGCNIYDKSLTVVRKFTPALPTKGDDEHIISLCYETVREGHSVLLFCPSKNWCEKLADSIAREFYNLKHTERDGDSELQAVCLDQEGLVDVIAQLSRTPAGLDPTLKRSVPWGVAFHHAGLTFDERDVLEGAFRQGTVRVLAATSTLSSGVNLPARRVIIRTPTFNGHLLDPLTYKQMAGRAGRKGVDTTGESVLVCKEVERQKGISLLRGHLQPIKSCLVRSEGEGVNTSMLRAILEIIVGGVARTPQDVRLYASCSLLAASMKCNSKEECEEESNKGAIEACVEWLMENEFINVQKEGEEEQYCPTQLGAATMSSSLSPSEALGIFADLQRAMKGFVLENDLHLLYLITPLYAEWTTIDWYQFFRLWEQLSSSMKRVAELVGIQEGFLARSVGGKIVAKTEKQRRQMAIHKRFFTTLVLQDLVNEVPLGAVASKYSCNRGQLQSLQQSAATYAGMVTMFCRRLGWGNMELLLSQYQTRLSFGVQRELVDLVRVSLLTATRARAFYAQGLTTVAELAMASVADVEKALRNAVPFKSSKRAVDESEVEAVERRNLRCVWATGGRALTEQEAAVVIVSEAKRLLQGDLKLLGIQWDPATLPHASPVVQDQTDGVRNQQKKADVQPNKTVDAEPRRDHGKSKSDMSVIKTHLEKQSKKDLTMMETSGHEVLACSVKEEINIQRKESQDGESGNVDNLEKRELTSQEVKSVQEGVTIQVSTRKQKHQPVRSITQELAEIMSSPILQLPKLPEPDLPVMPFPRLRAPSSRFEEDASVPTKTSDTDHASRLGVSPMKPGKLKHSRILNKVLQSIQTDTKQQDSIGLTSHTADFAPEPAQEGLSTLPLDKQVDTSDSSRPSSAPLFSPETERGRVEAAEAAMCSSPELYAREDRNEETFGDSFELDTQTERIIVQPEFEHAAGNDGHGRDFNDRDRIQTETMAAIVEQRNKDGGSAGLQGLNGKCPLFSSSLTDSQMELILDTSHQNSADNNVLDGNSGTTAAVEEPNRSSSFLFDSLYENSPHQTDQAGSADREQVSQEVRGIHPRLSSQEKRHSELLVTQEAEKHEAIQWGESFFNLSEWGKSLLVGEHFLERQQAVQLESDVHPEENLSSAQAEPQTRLSEECDKKEQEIFDCWSSFSDQPVQNCTLAHIDNNKQVPPSSNVETPRKSLQGRRKCPKPFNTNHQSDSVQPEAPRETPERPGSAGDLIPPTQETPPVTPRIKLTTTSIHSPLSVPPLKQSTPLGILPGKPAKCQKSDLPEAFSKSKSMTRESQQPTKGASGSRPQSPAEPNPRLSPDEASSDSYEGFSLQLSQDDALSPSNCNVFSIIDVSSDKRLFETFIKEWKTKECFSLALACEKVAHQQEPKEEIRGKRKREQEKLHDADGFPVRGNDGLLLIGLSVCWGARDAFYISFQRNQNKGLSLSLAPPDLDDSLPVGERLEHVKALLGRPSAGAVVAYDIIQVYKKLVLSCGISLEGNCEDPKVACWLIDPSTDERTLANMITVYCPEEIPLLDGLGNAHAYCPRVRAATSSVLIHTVMDHLRTILHKDGMLESFRSVEMPSQVCLALLELNGVGFSVDECERQKHVMQAKLAALESQAYDLAGHTFSLTCIDDIAQILFFELHLPPNGDVTPTKTKKSLGYTRRGGGRVRLGKQFSTTKDVLEKLRPLHPLPGVILEWRRITNALTKVVFPLQREKQYHTTLAMDRIYPVAQTHTATGRVSFKEPNIQNVPKDFDIDMPTVVGESPPSQDGLYKSKYGKKRRSLAPSVPSDAANRGLSFSVSMRHAFVPFSGGMILAVDYSQLELRVLAHLSKDQRLLQVLNGGADVFRCIAAEWKSVDPDAVNDNLRQQAKQICYGIIYGMGAKSLGEQMDVEENDAACYIESFKARYKGINSFLKETVKKCIKDGYVQTLMGRRRYLPGITSTNPHVKAHAERQAVNTTVQGSAADIVKRATINIHRRLRKTYSKAPLSHQHTHAGTDSHSRRGAHLRGAYFVLQLHDELFYETAEENLIQVAQIVKREMESAVKLYVKLKAKVKAGPSWGNLQDLDI; encoded by the exons ATGAGTGCGCTTGGTGGTCCTCCTTTGAAAAGAAAATGCTACATGGGAATGCACAAGATCAAGAAGAAAAAGAT CGATGATCCAGCTTACAGTCACAATGGCACAATG GGTGTTGCAGTTGGAGAGTCCACGCTTGCTCTTGATGCCGAGATCCTGCAAGTGGACGACCCTGGAAATAATGCATCTGACGCGCAGAAAAGGGCACGCATTTCTGAAGACGAGGAACTTCTTAGCATTCGAGAAAATaactgggaaaaaaatggcAAGAAACTTACTAGGAGAGCCAATTGCAAAGACCTCGCTCAGCGGCTTCTCTTCAGTGAGGACTTGGCGGAATCCCCGCCTGCAGGGGGTCAGAAGAACAACAATTTAGCAGCAGCTTTTGCATGCcgcaaaaaatatacaaaacgTCAGCGAGGGGCTGACACATCCACTTT AAGGCGGAAGCGTGTGtataacaggaaaaaaaagggaCATGAGAAATCGAATGCAGGTCCATCTCATTATGTTTCTGGGGACCACATCTTGTTCAGTCCCACGCACATGGCTGCTGCTGTGAAGAGGTCCAAACTGCAGCAATCATCACAGAATCAGTCTATCTCTGTGCTGACGATTCCCAGCGGCTTAGAGCAGTGTACTTTCAGTGACACCTTACATCAGCCGG GCTTGGCTTTGTGTGTCCCTGAGTCACAATCAGACAAGCTGTTGTTATCCAGTTGGGGTTTACCCAACCCAGTCTTGAAGTGTTACAACAAACATGGAGTAACCCGCATGTTTGACTGGCAGGCTCAGTGCCTCAGCCTTGGTCAAGTTCTGCAGGGAGGTAACCTGGTCTACTCTG CTCCTACTagtgctggaaagactatggTGTCGGAGTTGCTGATTCTGAAGCGCGTGTTGGAGACGAAAAGAAAAGCTCTCTTGATTTTGCCGTTTGTTTCTGTGGCCAAAGAGAAGATGCACTACCTTCAG AGCGTATTTCAAGAAGCTGGCGTGCGTGTGGATGGCTTCATGGGAAGCACATCAGCTGCCGGTGGTTTTGCCGCTGTGGACGTGGCTGTCTGTACCATAGAGAAGGCCAACTCTCTCATTAACAGACTAATAGAAGAAGGCAACATGGCTTTATTAG GTATGGTCGTGGTGGATGAGTTGCACATGGTTGGAGATTCCGGAAGAGGATATCTACTTGAACTTCTTTTGACCAAAATTCGCTACATTGCGCAGAAGCTAAATTCAGCTGG GTCGCTTTCTGAAGGGGTGCAGATCGTAGGTATGAGTGCCACGTTGCCCAATTTATCCCTCCTGGCCAACTGGTTGGGCGCAGAGCTTTACCAGACCGACTACAGACCGGTGCCCTTGCAGGAGCATCTCAAAGTGGGCTGCAACATCTACGACAAGAGCCTCACTGTGGTTCGAAAGTTCACTCCAGCACTCCCGACAAAG GGCGATGATGAGCACATTATCAGTTTGTGTTATGAAACGGTGCGGGAGGGACATTCCGTGTTGCTGTTCTGCCCCTCCAAGAACTGGTGTGAGAAACTGGCCGACAGTATCGCCAGAGAGTTCTACAACCTCAAACATACCG AGCGTGACGGCGATTCAGAGCTCCAAGCGGTGTGCTTGGATCAGGAGGGCTTGGTGGATGTCATAGCCCAGTTGAGTCGGACTCCAGCAGGATTGGATCCTACTCTGAAGCGCTCTGTGCCGTGGGGAGTGGCCTTTCACCATGCTG GTTTGACTTTTGACGAACGTGACGTGTTGGAGGGAGCTTTCCGTCAGGGCACGGTCAGGGTCTTGGCCGCCACCTCCACTCTCTCGTCAGGGGTCAACCTCCCTGCGCGCAGGGTCATCATTCGAACCCCGACCTTTAATGGACACCTGCTGGATCCGCTCACATACAAACAGATGGCTGGACGTGCAGGGAGGAAAGGAGTGGACACAACGG GTGAGAGTGTGCTGGTGTGTAAGGAGGTGGAGCGTCAGAAAGGTATTAGTCTCCTCAGAGGTCATCTTCAGCCAATCAAGAGCTGCTTGGTCAGAAGTGAGGGTGAAGGTGTCAACACCAGCATGCTGCGAGCCATTCTGGAG ATCATCGTGGGAGGAGTAGCTCGCACGCCTCAGGATGTGAGGTTGTATGCTTCATGTTCACTTCTGGCTGCCAGCATGAAATGCAACAGCAAAGAGGAGTGTGAGGAAGAGAGCAATAAGGGGGCAATTGAGGCCTGTGTCGAATGGCTCATGGAGAACGAATTTATCAATGTCCAAAAGGAAGGTGAAG AGGAGCAATACTGTCCCACACAACTCGGCGCTGCCACTATGTCGTCCTCCCTCTCTCCTTCTGAGGCACTAGGAATATTTGCAGATCTACAGCGAGCTATGAAGGGCTTTGTGCTGGAAAATGACCTGCACCTTCTCTATCTG ATCACTCCATTGTATGCGGAGTGGACTACAATAGATTGGTATCAGTTCTTCCGTCTGTGGGAGCAGCTTTCCTCATCGATGAAGCGAGTGGCCGAGTTGGTGGGCATCCAGGAAGGGTTCCTGGCTCGCTCTGTCGGGGGGAAAATTGTCGCCAAGACTGAAAAGCAGCGCAGACAAATGGCAATTCATAAAAG GTTCTTCACCACACTCGTCCTGCAGGATCTAGTGAACGAGGTACCTTTGGGAGCAGTGGCCTCAAAATATAGCTGCAATCGCGGGCAGTTGCAGTCTCTTCAACAGTCTGCTGCCACATATGCAG GTATGGTGACAATGTTCTGCAGGCGTCTGGGATGGGGCAACATGGAGCTGCTGCTGTCACAGTACCAGACTAGACTGAGCTTCGGCGTCCAGCGTGAGCTTGTGGACTTGGTAAGGGTTTCCCTTCTGACTGCGACAAGGGCACGAGCGTTCTATGCACAAGGCTTGACCACTGTTGCCGAGCTAGCCATGGCTTCGGTAGCGGATGTGGAGAAAGCACTGAGGAACGCTGTCCCGTTTAAGAG CTCCAAGCGTGCAGTGGATGAGAGCGAAGTGGAGGCTGTGGAGCGAAGGAACCTTCGTTGCGTGTGGGCGACTGGCGGGCGGGCTCTGACTGAGCAGGAAGCGGCCGTTGTGATTGTGTCGGAGGCAAAGCGCCTTCTTCAGGGAGACTTGAAACTACTGGGCATTCAGTGGGACCCAGCAACGCTTCCCCATGCTTCGCCCGTTGTCCAAGATCAGACTGATGGTGTTCGAAACCAACAAAAGAAAGCTGATGTTCAGCCAAATAAGACGGTGGATGCTGAACCTAGAAGAGATCACGGGAAATCCAAATCTGACATGAGTGTTATCAAGACACATCTAGAGAAGCAAAGCAAGAAAGACCTGACGATGATGGAAACATCAGGGCATGAAGTTCTTGCATGCAGCGTGAAAGAAGAAATAAATATACAGAGAAAGGAATCCCAAGATGGAGAATCAGGAAAtgtagataatctggaaaaaagAGAGTTGACAAGCCAGGAGGTGAAATCAGTGCAGGAAGGAGTCACAATTCAAGTTTCAACCAGAAAGCAAAAACATCAGCCAGTTAGAAGTATAACACAAGAACTGGCTGAGATTATGTCCAGCCCGATCCTTCAACTTCCAAAACTTCCTGAACCAGATCTCCCTGTAATGCCTTTTCCTCGCTTGAGAGCACCAAGTTCTAGGTTCGAAGAAGATGCAAGCGTTCCCACAAAGACATCAGACACTGATCATGCTTCTAGGCTTGGCGTATCACCGATGAAGCCAGGGAAACTGAAGCATTCGAGGATCTTAAACAAAGTCCTTCAATCCATACAAACGGACACAAAGCAACAAGACTCAATCGGGCTGACTTCACATACTGCTGACTTTGCACCCGAGCCCGCTCAAGAAGGTCTTAGCACACTTCCTCTGGATAAACAAGTTGACACGTCAGACTCTTCTCGTCCTTCTTCAGCCCCATTATTCTCACCTGAGACTGAGCGAGGGAGAGTGGAGGCTGCGGAGGCGGCCATGTGTTCATCTCCAGAGCTCTATGCCCGTGAGGATCGAAATGAAGAGACGTTTGGTGACAGTTTTGAATTGGACACTCAGACTGAACGGATAATTGTGcagccagaatttgaacacgctGCTGGAAATGATGGACACGGGCGGGATTTCAATGACAGGGATCGTATTCAAACGGAGACAATGGCAGCTATTGTGGAGCAGCGTAACAAAGACGGAGGAAGTGCGGGACTTCAAGGCCTGAACGGCAAATGCCCCCTTTTCAGTAGTTCTCTGACCGACAGCCAGATGGAGCTCATCCTTGACACCAGTCATCAG AATTCTGCTGACAATAATGTGCTTGACGGTAAttccggtactactgctgctgtGGAGGAACCAAACAGAAGCAGCAGCTTCTTGTTCGACAGCCTGTATGAGAACTCTCCGCACCAAACGGACCAGGCTGGATCAGCTGACAGGGAGCAGGTCAGCCAGGAAGTGAGAGGCATCCACCCTCGATTGTCCTCCCAGGAGAAACGTCACAGCGAGCTCCTCGTCACCCAGGAGGCTGAGAAGCATGAAGCGATCCAGTGGGGTGAGTCTTTTTTCAATCTGTCGGAGTGGGGCAAATCTTTACTAGTGGGCGAGCATTTTCTGGAGAGGCAGCAGGCCGTTCAACTGGAAAGTGACGTTCATCCTGAGGAGAACCTATCATCTGCGCAAGCTGAGCCGCAAACAAGGCTGAGTGAGGAATGCGACAAGAAGGAACAG GAGATCTTTGATTGCTGGTCCAGTTTTTCTGATCAACCTGTGCAAAATTGTACTTTGGCCCACATAGACAATAATAAGCAAGTTCCTCCTTCAAGCAATGTAGAGACTCCTAGAAAGTCTCTTCAAGGGAGGAGAAAATGCCCAAAGCCTTTCAATACAAACCACCAATCAGATTCTGTTCAGCCTGAAGCACCTAGAGAAACACCAGAGAGACCAGGTTCTGCTGGTGACTTGATACCCCCCACTCAGGAGACACCACCCGTGACACCCAGAATAAAGCTAACCACTACATCTATCCACTCACCTCTCTCCGTCCCACCGCTCAAGCAATCGACACCCTTGGGCATCCTGCCTGGGAAACCTGCAAAATGTCAAAAGAGTGATTTACCAGAAGCTTTTTCTAAATCCAAAAGTATGACGCGGGAATCACAGCAACCCACTAAGGGAGCATCCGGGTCCCGACCCCAGTCTCCCGCAGAGCCGAACCCACGTCTCTCTCCTGACGAAGCCTCGTCCGACTCCTACGAGGGCTTCTCTCTGCAGCTCTCCCAGGATGACGCGCTCTCCCCCAGCAACTGCAACGTGTTCTCCATCATCGACGTTTCAAGTGACAAGCGCCTTTTTGAGACGTTTATCAAGGAGTGGAAAACTAAAGAATGCTTTTCTCTGGCTTTGGCCTGTGAAAAAGTTGCACACCAGCAGGAGCCCAAAGAGGAAATAAGAGGGAAACGTAAGCGAG AACAAGAGAAGCTCCATGATGCTGATGGTTTTCCTGTAAGAGGCAATGATGGACTGCTGCTAATTGGACTGTCTGTCTGCTGGGGAGCGAGAGATGCATTCTATATATCCTTTCAGCGAAACCAGAACAaag GTTTGAGTTTAAGTCTCGCCCCACCGGATCTGGATGACAGTTTGCCAGTGGGTGAGAGGCTGGAGCATGTGAAGGCTCTTCTCGGCCGACCTTCAGCTGGCGCCGTTGTTGCGTATGACATCATACAGGTGTACAAGAAGCTGGTGTTGAGCTGCGGCATCAGCTTGGAGGGAAACTGTGAAGACCCAAAG GTGGCATGCTGGCTGATAGACCCGAGCACTGACGAGAGGACTCTGGCCAATATGATCACTGTGTACTGTCCAGAAGAGATCCCTCTTTTGGACGGACTCGGGAATGCTCATGCCTACTGTCCCCGCGTAAGGGCGGCCACCTCCAGTGTGCTCATACACACCGTTATGGACCATCTCAGAACTATTCTCCACAAAGACGGCATGCTTG AATCCTTTAGGAGCGTGGAGATGCCTTCGCAGGTGTGTCTGGCTCTGCTGGAACTCAACGGAGTGGGCTTCAGTGTCGACGAGTGTGAGAGACAAAAGCATGTGATGCAAGCTAAACTGGCAGCGCTAGAATCACAAGCGTACGATCTGGCGGGCCATACCTTCTCCCTTACTTGTATCGACGACATAGCGCAG ATTCTGTTCTTCGAGCTGCATCTGCCTCCAAACGGTGACGTGACCCCGACGAAGACCAAGAAAAGCCTCGGATACACCCGCAGAGGTGGAGGCAGAGTTCGACTCGGGAAGCAGTTCAGCACAACTAAG GATGTTCTGGAGAAGCTCCGTCCTCTACATCCGCTCCCAGGCGTGATTCTGGAGTGGAGGAGGATCACCAACGCTTTGACGAAAGTGGTGTTCCCGCTGCAGAGGGAGAAGCAGTACCACACTACACTGGCCATGGATAGAATCTACCCCGTAGCTCAGACACACACGGCTACAG GTCGAGTGAGCTTTAAAGAGCCTAACATACAGAACGTGCCCAAAGACTTTGACATTGACATGCCCACTGTGGTGGGAGAGAGCCCGCCTTCACAAGATGGGCTCTACAAGAGCAAATATGG AAAGAAGAGACGTTCTCTGGCTCCGTCAGTTCCCAGTGATGCTGCCAATCGAGGCCTGTCTTTCTCCGTCAGCATGAGACACGCTTTTGTGCCTTTCTCAG GTGGGATGATATTGGCCGTCGATTACTCCCAGCTGGAGTTGAGAGTGCTGGCTCACCTGTCCAAAGATCAACGTCTGCTGCAG GTGTTGAATGGGGGAGCCGACGTGTTTCGCTGTATCGCCGCCGAATGGAAAAGCGTCGACCCGGACGCTGTCAACGACAACCTCAGACAGCAAGCCAAACAG ATTTGCTACGGCATCATTTACGGGATGGGGGCCAAGTCTTTAGGAGAGCAGATGGATGTGGAGGAGAACGATGCGGCCTGCTATATTGAGAGTTTCAAGGCCAGATACAAAG GGATCAACAGTTTTCTCAAAGAAACAGTGAAGAAGTGCATCAAGGATGGCTATGTTCAGACTCTGATGGGACGTCGCAGATACCTTCCTGGAATCACCAGCACAAATCCTCATGTCAAAGCACAC GCGGAGCGTCAAGCAGTGAACACAACTGTCCAGGGCTCAGCAGCAGACATCGTTAAACGCGCCACCATCAACATCCACAGACGGCTGAGAAAAACATACTCGAAAGCTCCACTCTCTCAccagcacacacacgcag GTACAGACAGTCATTCTCGGAGAGGCGCACACTTGAGAGGGGCGTACTTTGTCCTGCAGCTCCATGATGAACTGTTCTATGAAACTGCAGAAGAGAATCTCATACAG GTTGCTCAGATAGTGAAGAGAGAGATGGAGTCAGCAGTAAAACTTTATGTGAAGCTAAAAGCCAAAGTAAAGGCAGGACCAAGCTGGGGGAATTTGCAGGACTTGGATATTTAA